In Streptomyces sp. TS71-3, the following proteins share a genomic window:
- a CDS encoding DUF2690 domain-containing protein: MVAGSAPASAGTCKGSACTGQSPVTMGCDGDARLLEEIDDTDLSLRFYYSGTCDASWAYLTVDPKSELWPRAANIFYVPQLGGSEASYSAGYVSSDDVAKPTPMVGGNAMAKGCAAEMGAGFDPAPETWKQEGTTGVCTQWH, from the coding sequence GTGGTCGCCGGCTCGGCACCGGCATCGGCCGGCACCTGCAAGGGATCGGCCTGCACCGGACAGAGCCCCGTGACGATGGGGTGCGACGGCGACGCCCGGCTCCTGGAGGAGATCGACGACACGGATCTATCCCTCCGCTTCTACTACTCCGGCACGTGTGACGCCTCCTGGGCATACCTCACCGTCGATCCGAAATCAGAGCTGTGGCCCCGGGCCGCGAACATCTTCTACGTGCCGCAGCTCGGTGGCAGCGAAGCCTCGTACTCAGCCGGATACGTCAGCTCGGACGACGTGGCCAAGCCGACGCCGATGGTGGGTGGCAACGCGATGGCCAAGGGCTGCGCGGCCGAAATGGGGGCGGGATTCGACCCGGCGCCGGAGACCTGGAAGCAAGAGGGCACCACCGGAGTGTGCACCCAATGGCACTGA